TATTGATCGCGCTTTGCTGGATATCGCGACGATCGGCGAGATACGCCGCGGCGAGATGGCTTTCGCCGCGGAGCTGCGCTCGAGCGCGCACCTTTTCGATCAGCAGCAGGGCCGCGCCTTTCAACGCAGTTGTTCGGCTAATCTCGGCGACGCGCGCTGCGGATTCGACGTCATGGCGCCCGGCTTTCACGCGACGAGCGTCATCGCCGCCTTCGTCGGCGGCGCAATCGACATGGATCTTTCCGAAACTTTCGACAGCGGCTTCTTTGCAGGCGGCGCGCTGACCTTCACAAGCGGCGTGAATGAGAATGCCCGTTTCACGATCAAATCGCATCGGCAGACAAATCTTCGCGCGACCGTCACGCTGTGGACGCCGCCGGGCGGCGCGATCCTGGCCGGCGACGCCGTTCTCCTGACAGCCGGCTGCGATAAGTCGCCGACAGCCTGTCGCTTGACGTTCGACAATATCGTCAACTTCCGGGGCTTCCCGCATATGCCGGGCAATGACCGAATCATCGCCTATCCGAGCGCGCTTGCGCCGGCGATGGACGGCGGGAGTTTTTTTAGATGACCCGCGCCGACATTGTCGCGGCGGCGCGGCGCTGGCGTGGCACGCCTTATGTGCATCAAGCCTCGCTCATCCATGTCGGCTGCGACTGCCTCGGGCTCGTGCGCGGCGTCTGGCGCGACATCATCGGCGACGAGCCGGAGGCGGCGCCCGCATATGCGCCCGATTGGGCCGAAGCCTTGAGCGCCGAGACATTGCTTGACGCCGCCCATCGGCATTTCAGAGTGGTGGCTTTAAGCGATTTTCGTGAAGGCGACGTTCTTCTGTTTCGCTTTCGCGAACATCTCCCGGCGAAACATCTCGGCATCGCAATATCGACGACGCATATGATTCACGCCCATGCCGGCGCCTGCGTCGCGGAGGTCGCGATTGGCCCGCATTGGCGCAAGAAGCTCGTCGCCGCCTTCGCCTTTCCGGGCATTGTGGATTGAAGACGCCGCACGTCCGTCATTCCCCACGCGCGCTCTGCGCGCGATCGGGACTCCAGGACCAAACCCGACATTCCTGACGCTGCTCTGGATTCCCGATCAGGCCTTCGGCCTAGCGGGAATGACATTGCGAGGCTCTCCGAGACGCTCATGGCCACTCTTGTTCTGCAGACGATCGGCTCTGTCGCCGGCGGCGCGGTTGGCGGACCTATCGGTTCCTCTATCGGCGGCGTGCTCGGCGGCTTCGGCGGCTCATTCGTCGACGCAGCGCTGCAACCGCATGCATCGCCCCGCTATTCGATCGGTCCGCGGCTGAAATCGATGGACGGGATCACCTCAACGGAAGGCGCCGGGGTGCCGCGCGTCTATGGCCGCGCGCGCCTCGGCGGACAGATGATCTGGGCGACGCGCTTTCTCGAACGCGTCAATGTGTCTTTTGCGCAGACACAGCATCAGGGCAAAGGCGGCGGCGGCGGCGGCGGCGGCGGCGGCTTCAATGTTCAGTTCACCTATGCCTATTCGGCGAATTTCGCGATCGGGCTCTGCGAAGGGCCTGTCGCTTTCGTGCGCCGCATCTGGGCTGACGGGTCAGAGCTCGACATGACGACGCTGCCGATTCGTATCTATGCCGGGACTGAAGATCAGGAGCCAGATCCGCTGATCGTCGCCAAGGAAGGGACCGAAAACGCGCCCGCCTATCGCGGCCTCGCCTATATTGTTTTCGAGGATCTCGCGCTCGCCGCGTTCGGCAATCGCATTCCGCAATTCACCTTCGAGGTTGTGAAGCCCGTCGAAGGACTCGGCGCGATGATCCGGGCCGTCGACCTCATTCCCGGCGCGACGGAAGCCGGATATCACCCTGCCCTCAAGCTCAATTTCTACTCGCCCGGCGCCACGGCCGCGGAAAATCGCCATCAGCTCGCCGCGGCGACGGATTGGATCGCATCGATCGACGCCCTGCAGGCGCTTTGCCCGAATCTCGAAAGCGTCGCGCTGGTCGTCGCCTGGTTCGGCGACGACCATCGCGCCGAACATTGCACGATCGCGCCGCGCGTCGACGCGTTGTTCAAGACCATCGGGCAGTTCAACTTCATTCTCGGCGGCTTCTGGCCGCCCGATTGGTCGGTCGCCGGGCTGACGCGTTCGAGCGCGCGGCTCGTGTCGCAAATCGATGGACGCGCGGCCCATGGCGGAACGCCCAGCGACGCGTCGGTGATGGCCGCTATCGCCGACCTCAAGGCGCGCGGCCTCGCGGTGACCTTCTATCCTTTCGTGATGATGGACGTGCCGCCAGGCAATGCGCTGCCCAATCCTTACACAGGCGCCGTCGAACAGCCGGCGTTCCCCTGGCGTGGACGCGTGACGTGCGATCCCGCGCCGGGTCGGCCGGGTTCGCCTGACGCAACCGCGACTGCTGCGACGCAGCTCGACGCATTCTTTTCGCGCTATCGCGCCTTCATTCTGCATTACGCCAATATTTGCGTCGCGGCCGGCGGCGTCGACGCCTTCCTCATCGGCTCCGAGCTGATCGGCTTGACGCGCGTGCGCTCGGCGCCGGGCGCATATCCAGCCGTCGCGGCGCTGATGACGCTCGCCGCGGACGCGAAAGCGGCCCTCGGCCCGCAAACAAAACTCTCTTACGCCGCCGACTGGACGGAATATGGCGCGCATGTTCCTGCAAGCGGCGAAGCGCGCTTTCCGCTCGATCCGCTGTGGGCGTCGAGCGCCGTCGATTTCGTCGGCGTCGACGTCTATTGGCCGCTCTCCGACTGGCGCGACGGCGACACGCATCTCGACGCGCAGGAAGCGGCGAGCATTTATGATCTCGACTATCTCAAGTCTCGCATCGCTTCGGGGGAGGCCTATGATTGGCATTACGCCGACGCTGATGCGCGCCTCGCGCAAGATCGCAGCCCAATCAGCGACGGACTCGGCAAGCCTTGGATCTTCCGCCAGAAGGATTTTCTGTCATGGTGGTCGCAACCGCATTACGAGCGCGTCGGCGGCGCTGAGCTGCCGGCGCCGACGGCATGGGTTCCGCAGTCGAAGCCGATCTGGATCGTCGAGACGGGATGTCCCGCGGTCGACCGCGGCGCCAATGCGCCGAATGTCTTTCCGGACCCGCGCTCGAGCGATGGCGGTCTGCCGTATTTCTCGCGCAACGGCCGCGACGATCTCATGCAGGCGCGATTCATCGAGGCGATGATCGCGCATTTCGATCCGGCGGCGCCCGGCGGCGGGGCGCGTAACCCGACGTCCAACCTCTACGCCGGGCCGATGGTCGATCCGGCGCGCCTGCACATATGGTGCTGGGATGCGCGCCCCTTTCCAGCCTTTCCGACACAAGTCGATGCGTGGAGCGACGCCGCCAATTGGGAAACGGGCCATTGGTTGAACGGACGACTCGAAGGCGCGCCGCTCGACCGCCTCCTGCCGACGCTCGCCGGCGCCGTCTCTGCGCCTGAAGTTGTCGCGCAGCG
This window of the Methylocystis hirsuta genome carries:
- a CDS encoding DUF2163 domain-containing protein, whose product is MLSLSPSMQAKLDQRATTFCHCWRVARNDATAMGFTDHDRDLTFNGVTFRANTGLSASQLESGVGFAPGTGEAAGALSDESLTEADLLNGLYDGASVETWLVDWTNVIDRALLDIATIGEIRRGEMAFAAELRSSAHLFDQQQGRAFQRSCSANLGDARCGFDVMAPGFHATSVIAAFVGGAIDMDLSETFDSGFFAGGALTFTSGVNENARFTIKSHRQTNLRATVTLWTPPGGAILAGDAVLLTAGCDKSPTACRLTFDNIVNFRGFPHMPGNDRIIAYPSALAPAMDGGSFFR
- a CDS encoding NlpC/P60 family protein, producing the protein MTRADIVAAARRWRGTPYVHQASLIHVGCDCLGLVRGVWRDIIGDEPEAAPAYAPDWAEALSAETLLDAAHRHFRVVALSDFREGDVLLFRFREHLPAKHLGIAISTTHMIHAHAGACVAEVAIGPHWRKKLVAAFAFPGIVD
- a CDS encoding baseplate multidomain protein megatron; protein product: MATLVLQTIGSVAGGAVGGPIGSSIGGVLGGFGGSFVDAALQPHASPRYSIGPRLKSMDGITSTEGAGVPRVYGRARLGGQMIWATRFLERVNVSFAQTQHQGKGGGGGGGGGGFNVQFTYAYSANFAIGLCEGPVAFVRRIWADGSELDMTTLPIRIYAGTEDQEPDPLIVAKEGTENAPAYRGLAYIVFEDLALAAFGNRIPQFTFEVVKPVEGLGAMIRAVDLIPGATEAGYHPALKLNFYSPGATAAENRHQLAAATDWIASIDALQALCPNLESVALVVAWFGDDHRAEHCTIAPRVDALFKTIGQFNFILGGFWPPDWSVAGLTRSSARLVSQIDGRAAHGGTPSDASVMAAIADLKARGLAVTFYPFVMMDVPPGNALPNPYTGAVEQPAFPWRGRVTCDPAPGRPGSPDATATAATQLDAFFSRYRAFILHYANICVAAGGVDAFLIGSELIGLTRVRSAPGAYPAVAALMTLAADAKAALGPQTKLSYAADWTEYGAHVPASGEARFPLDPLWASSAVDFVGVDVYWPLSDWRDGDTHLDAQEAASIYDLDYLKSRIASGEAYDWHYADADARLAQDRSPISDGLGKPWIFRQKDFLSWWSQPHYERVGGAELPAPTAWVPQSKPIWIVETGCPAVDRGANAPNVFPDPRSSDGGLPYFSRNGRDDLMQARFIEAMIAHFDPAAPGGGARNPTSNLYAGPMVDPARLHIWCWDARPFPAFPTQVDAWSDAANWETGHWLNGRLEGAPLDRLLPTLAGAVSAPEVVAQRPNVGGFLDGYVLERPMSPREAIDPLAALYGIDVVASAGALRFVDRRGKPVCDIDEDDLVSGKTASLVTLARAQESELPQEIALSFCDSENDFQMARVLSRRLEGRSARQSEAQAAVMTNRANAQSLAESWLQDLWIGRETAEFTLRPGLLALQPGDLVRLGAAGGGRLFQIQRITDGAARQVSARAADASVYDAAAPLLGRTNVVSPKMVGPPRVEILDLALWRDEEALSYVAAFADPWPGPLAIWRMTFEGGYEQIAIMDKRAIIGETLEVLPAGPVGRFDNGGGVTVRIGAGHLSSVGDLAALAGRSAMAIRVDGDWEIFAFAHAELIGEQTYRLSRLIRGLGGEEHLAKRDAPAGATIVLLNDAIAPLARKVAEIGAPMTYRIGPADRDYAEPIFVRPTVAATNKALRPYAPTKARARRTPAGVVIDFVRRGRFDSDAWEAIDIPLGEASESYEADISLPASGKRTLTAAVAPILYPAAEELADFGAPQTALTLSLYQMSATVGRGFPLTTTLPVQ